From Burkholderia sp. WP9, a single genomic window includes:
- a CDS encoding PLP-dependent aminotransferase family protein — protein sequence MSSRTATALWTQRFQRPSDSNMSLQGQIRQMLVAAILDGQLPPQTALPSSRELADQLSVARNTVVLAYQQLVEEGYLISRERSGHFVNPAMLEGRHGFKPSQSVPGGEHGTAPARPDWAHRVQRRPSAQRNIVKPGNWQDYEYPFIYGQFDQSLFPTNDWRECCMKALSVMEIRNWAPDLIGRDDDTLIQQIRTRVLPRRGVFAMPDEIVITIGCQQALYLVADLLARERTTVGFENPGYPDARNIFENRNAQLVPLPVDAGGVRPVEDAQLFAQCDYVYVTPSHQCPTTATMPIDRRHALLELAQEHDFVLIEDDYESENNFSGMPHPALKSLDKADRVIYIGSLSKTFAPGLRLGYIVGPRELVHELRALRRLMVRHPAAYIQRAFATFLALGHHDALLRRLAHAYRERALALMAALDTYMPEARYIPITGGASCWVEGPPWLDAVRLAADAEQHGILIESGGVFFMTGLEQKHCFRMGFSAIKLDKIEAGVRLLAELVRQQKPA from the coding sequence ATGTCTAGCCGTACTGCGACGGCCCTTTGGACGCAGCGTTTTCAGCGTCCCAGCGACTCGAACATGAGCCTGCAAGGGCAGATTCGCCAGATGCTGGTGGCCGCGATTCTGGACGGCCAACTGCCGCCGCAAACCGCGCTGCCGTCCAGCCGCGAACTGGCCGATCAACTGAGCGTCGCGAGAAATACGGTCGTGCTGGCGTACCAGCAACTCGTGGAAGAGGGCTATCTGATTTCGCGCGAGCGCAGCGGGCACTTCGTCAATCCGGCGATGCTGGAAGGGCGCCACGGTTTCAAGCCGTCGCAGTCGGTCCCCGGCGGCGAGCATGGCACCGCGCCCGCGCGGCCCGATTGGGCGCACCGTGTGCAGCGGCGGCCCTCCGCGCAGCGCAACATCGTCAAACCGGGCAACTGGCAGGACTACGAATATCCATTTATCTACGGGCAGTTCGACCAGTCGCTCTTTCCGACCAACGACTGGCGCGAGTGCTGCATGAAGGCGCTTTCGGTGATGGAGATCCGCAACTGGGCGCCGGATCTGATCGGCCGCGACGACGACACGCTGATCCAGCAGATCCGCACGCGTGTGCTGCCGCGACGTGGCGTGTTCGCGATGCCGGATGAAATCGTCATCACGATCGGCTGTCAGCAGGCGTTATATCTGGTGGCCGATCTGCTTGCGCGCGAGCGCACCACGGTGGGATTCGAAAACCCCGGCTATCCGGACGCGCGCAATATCTTCGAGAACCGCAATGCGCAACTGGTGCCGTTGCCGGTCGATGCGGGCGGCGTGCGCCCCGTCGAGGACGCGCAGCTGTTTGCTCAATGCGATTACGTCTACGTGACGCCGAGCCACCAGTGCCCGACCACGGCCACCATGCCGATCGATCGCCGGCATGCGTTGCTCGAACTCGCGCAAGAGCACGATTTCGTGCTGATCGAAGACGACTACGAAAGCGAGAACAATTTTTCAGGCATGCCGCACCCGGCGCTCAAGAGTTTGGACAAGGCTGATCGCGTGATCTACATCGGCAGTCTGTCGAAGACGTTCGCGCCCGGCTTGCGGCTCGGCTATATCGTGGGTCCGCGCGAACTGGTGCATGAGTTGCGCGCGTTACGCCGTCTGATGGTGCGGCATCCGGCGGCATACATTCAGCGTGCGTTCGCGACGTTTCTCGCGCTCGGCCATCATGACGCGCTGCTGCGCAGGCTCGCCCACGCTTATCGCGAGCGTGCGCTGGCGTTGATGGCGGCGCTCGACACATACATGCCCGAAGCGCGCTACATCCCGATTACGGGCGGCGCGTCGTGCTGGGTGGAAGGGCCGCCGTGGCTCGACGCCGTGCGCCTCGCCGCCGACGCCGAACAGCACGGCATTCTGATCGAATCAGGCGGTGTGTTCTTCATGACCGGACTGGAGCAGAAGCACTGCTTCCGGATGGGTTTCTCGGCGATCAAGCTCGACAAGATCGAGGCGGGCGTGCGCCTGCTGGCCGAACTCGTGCGCCAGCAGAAGCCTGCGTGA
- a CDS encoding IclR family transcriptional regulator, with amino-acid sequence MTKADTPTLRAFALLEHLVNSDGPVSLADIAQDVALPKASLHRMLASLEAGGLVIREPGQKNAYVIGPRLAQLALGVVMHSGARRLRHAILARLVADLGETCNLTMLHETEVLYLDRMEAPWPLRLDLKPGSHVPAYCSASGKLLLAMLPREQRSALVRALKLERFTQNTITDPELLEAELDRTAHKRIAIDNEEFLAGIVCVAAPVVDENGTCIAAVAVHAPVSRAPLSRALEFVPRLQEAARELAATF; translated from the coding sequence ATGACCAAAGCGGATACTCCGACGCTGCGCGCGTTTGCGCTGCTCGAACACCTCGTCAACTCGGACGGCCCGGTATCGCTCGCCGATATTGCGCAGGACGTCGCGCTGCCCAAGGCGTCGCTGCATCGCATGCTCGCTTCGCTGGAAGCCGGCGGTCTCGTGATCCGCGAGCCCGGTCAGAAAAACGCCTATGTAATCGGACCACGGCTCGCGCAGCTCGCGTTGGGCGTGGTGATGCATTCCGGCGCGCGGCGCCTGCGTCACGCGATTCTCGCGCGTCTGGTGGCCGATCTCGGCGAGACCTGCAACCTCACCATGCTGCATGAAACCGAGGTGCTGTATCTCGACCGGATGGAAGCGCCGTGGCCCTTGCGCCTCGATCTCAAACCCGGCTCGCACGTCCCCGCGTATTGCAGTGCGAGCGGCAAACTGCTGCTGGCCATGCTGCCGCGCGAACAGCGCTCGGCGCTCGTGCGCGCACTGAAACTCGAACGCTTCACGCAGAACACCATCACCGATCCGGAACTGCTCGAGGCGGAACTCGACCGGACCGCGCACAAGCGCATTGCGATCGATAACGAGGAGTTTCTGGCCGGCATCGTATGCGTGGCGGCGCCAGTCGTCGATGAGAACGGCACCTGTATCGCGGCGGTCGCCGTGCATGCGCCGGTCTCGCGCGCGCCGCTGTCGCGCGCGCTCGAATTCGTGCCGCGTCTTCAGGAAGCCGCTCGGGAACTCGCGGCCACCTTCTGA
- a CDS encoding IclR family transcriptional regulator has translation MQAHCPSPRSESVAEDSRALRALAVLEQLAAAGQPFSLSQLSLRLHIPKATLMRLIESLEAQGYVTHLPDSRGTDRGITLGPKAAQLALTTLSNNTFGRACRSLLRSLVDALGETCNLTALDRDTVLYLERVETTEPLRLHLQPGTRVPLHCTASGKLFLSQMPPAERRLVLVRLTLERRTQGTLTELNLLEAELDRLAVRGIGIDNEELVRGMVAVAVPVRDTTDGHVLASLAIHAPTARASLNDLLKTVPRLKDAALKLAPLLSAGPSAEHAHHER, from the coding sequence ATGCAAGCACACTGCCCGTCGCCGCGCAGCGAATCCGTGGCCGAGGACTCACGGGCTTTGCGCGCCTTGGCCGTGCTCGAACAACTCGCGGCCGCGGGGCAGCCGTTTTCGCTATCGCAACTCTCGCTGCGCCTGCACATTCCCAAAGCGACGCTGATGCGGCTGATCGAATCGCTCGAAGCTCAGGGCTACGTCACGCATCTGCCCGACTCGCGCGGCACGGATCGCGGCATCACGCTGGGGCCGAAAGCGGCGCAACTCGCGCTCACCACGCTGTCCAACAACACGTTTGGGCGGGCCTGCCGTTCGCTGCTGCGCTCGCTGGTGGACGCGCTCGGCGAGACCTGCAACCTCACCGCGCTCGATCGCGACACCGTGCTCTATCTGGAGCGCGTGGAGACCACTGAACCGCTGCGGCTGCATTTGCAGCCCGGCACGCGGGTGCCGTTGCACTGCACCGCCAGCGGCAAACTGTTCCTCTCACAGATGCCGCCGGCCGAACGCCGCCTCGTGCTCGTGCGGCTGACGCTGGAGCGACGAACGCAAGGCACGCTGACGGAATTGAATCTGCTGGAGGCGGAACTCGACCGCCTCGCCGTGCGCGGTATCGGCATCGACAACGAGGAACTGGTGCGCGGCATGGTGGCGGTCGCGGTGCCGGTGCGAGATACCACCGACGGGCACGTGCTCGCTTCGCTGGCGATTCACGCGCCGACCGCGCGCGCGAGTCTGAACGACCTGCTGAAGACCGTGCCCCGACTCAAGGACGCGGCGCTGAAGCTCGCCCCACTCTTATCCGCAGGGCCTTCTGCGGAGCATGCGCACCATGAGCGCTGA
- a CDS encoding choline dehydrogenase: MADRFDFVVVGAGSAGCVLANRLSEGGRYSVCLLEAGPADRFMWIHIPIGYGKTMFHPVYNWGFYTDPDPNMHNRRLYWPRGRTLGGSSSINGLIYVRGQKDDYDRWARLGNRGWSWKDCLPYFRRLEHNELGEGPTRGVDGPLWASTIKQRHELVDAFIAASNSLGVATIDDFNTGDQEGVGYYQLTTRRGFRCSTAVAYLKPARQRKNLRVETDAMASKILFEGTRACGVQYRQHGELREVRASREVILTAGALQSPQLLQLSGVGPAALLREFGIPVVANRAGVGENLQDHLQIRLIYEVTKPITTNDLLRSWTGRARMGLQWALMRGGPLAVGINQGGMFCRALPEESATPDIQFHFSTLSADSAGGNVHDFPGCTYSICQLRPESRGVVRIRSADPREAPSIQPHYLDTDLDRRTTIAGVRFARRVAAAEPMASLMKREVRPGAHAQTDDELLDFCREYGQTIFHPSGTAKMGAAGDPLAVVDERLRVYGTQGLRVVDCSIMPTLVSGNTNVPIVMVAEKASDMILHDASGVDRGVATTPAAKVAA, encoded by the coding sequence ATGGCAGACCGATTCGACTTTGTGGTCGTCGGCGCGGGATCGGCGGGTTGCGTGCTGGCCAACCGGCTTTCCGAAGGCGGCCGCTACTCGGTGTGTCTACTCGAAGCCGGCCCCGCCGATCGCTTCATGTGGATTCATATCCCTATCGGTTATGGCAAGACGATGTTTCACCCGGTCTACAACTGGGGCTTCTATACCGATCCCGATCCGAACATGCACAACCGCCGGCTCTACTGGCCGCGCGGCCGCACGCTGGGCGGCAGCAGTTCCATCAATGGTCTGATCTATGTGCGCGGGCAGAAGGACGATTACGATCGCTGGGCCAGGCTCGGCAATCGCGGCTGGAGTTGGAAAGACTGCCTGCCGTATTTCAGGCGGCTGGAACACAACGAATTGGGCGAAGGCCCGACGCGCGGTGTGGACGGCCCGCTGTGGGCCTCGACGATCAAGCAGCGGCACGAACTGGTCGACGCCTTTATCGCGGCCTCGAATTCGTTAGGCGTGGCAACCATCGACGACTTCAATACGGGCGATCAGGAAGGCGTCGGCTATTATCAGCTGACTACCCGCCGCGGCTTCAGGTGCTCGACCGCCGTGGCTTATCTGAAGCCCGCGCGGCAGCGCAAGAACCTGCGTGTGGAAACCGACGCGATGGCGTCGAAGATTCTGTTCGAGGGAACCCGCGCCTGTGGCGTGCAGTATCGGCAACACGGCGAGTTGCGGGAAGTGCGCGCCAGTCGCGAAGTCATCCTGACCGCGGGGGCGCTCCAATCTCCGCAATTGCTGCAACTGTCCGGCGTGGGACCGGCCGCGCTGCTGCGCGAGTTCGGCATTCCTGTGGTGGCCAATCGCGCGGGCGTCGGCGAGAACCTGCAGGACCATCTGCAAATCCGCCTGATCTATGAAGTGACGAAACCGATCACGACCAACGATCTACTGCGGTCGTGGACGGGGCGCGCCAGGATGGGGCTGCAATGGGCGCTGATGCGCGGCGGTCCGCTCGCGGTCGGCATCAACCAGGGTGGCATGTTCTGCCGGGCATTGCCGGAGGAATCGGCGACACCGGACATTCAGTTCCATTTCTCGACCTTGTCGGCTGATTCCGCCGGCGGCAATGTTCACGACTTTCCTGGCTGCACTTACTCGATCTGCCAGTTGCGCCCCGAATCGCGCGGCGTGGTGCGCATTCGCAGCGCGGATCCGCGCGAAGCGCCGTCCATCCAGCCGCACTATCTGGACACCGATCTGGACCGGCGCACGACGATCGCCGGCGTGCGTTTCGCGCGCCGCGTCGCGGCCGCGGAGCCGATGGCGTCGCTGATGAAACGCGAGGTGCGGCCGGGCGCGCACGCGCAGACCGACGATGAACTGCTGGACTTCTGCCGCGAGTACGGACAGACAATTTTCCACCCATCTGGTACAGCAAAGATGGGCGCGGCCGGCGATCCGCTCGCGGTGGTCGACGAGCGCCTGCGCGTGTACGGCACGCAGGGGCTGCGCGTGGTCGATTGCTCGATCATGCCGACGCTCGTATCGGGCAATACGAATGTGCCGATCGTGATGGTGGCCGAAAAAGCGTCGGACATGATTCTGCATGACGCAAGCGGCGTTGATCGTGGTGTGGCGACGACGCCGGCGGCGAAAGTAGCCGCGTAG
- a CDS encoding MFS transporter gives MAIDPRAIRRVAFASVIGATVEWYDFFLYGVVAGIVFNKLYFPANDPLVSTLLAYSTFAVGFVTRPLGGVIFGHFGDRIGRKSALILTLIIMGISTAGVAFVPTYAQIGIWAPILLLSLRVLQGIGLGGEWGGAVLMAYEYAPPAQRGLYASLPQIGLSIGLCLASGMVASLSRLLPEAAFLSWGWRIAFGASLGLVLIGLYIRAKVMETPEFIALKRNRREAKIPFVDMMTRYRGSVMLGMGARYIDGVFFNIFAVFSIGYLTQHVSMSRTDALLGVMIAAGVMCFFIPLFGSMSDKLGRTRVYFWGSLICGLSVFPAFWLIEMQPANTLLIWAAIVVPFGIFYAMVYGPEAALFAELFDAEVRYTGISFVYQFSGIFASGLTPIIATILMRLNGGKPWTVCAYVLFSALISALSVRAIERKRAGSFDAVVHARS, from the coding sequence ATGGCAATCGATCCCCGTGCTATCCGCCGCGTTGCGTTCGCCAGCGTGATCGGCGCGACCGTCGAATGGTATGACTTTTTTCTTTACGGCGTTGTCGCCGGCATTGTTTTCAACAAGCTCTATTTTCCGGCCAACGATCCGCTGGTGTCGACGCTGCTTGCGTATTCGACGTTTGCGGTGGGATTCGTGACGCGGCCACTCGGCGGCGTGATATTCGGCCATTTCGGCGACCGCATCGGTCGCAAGTCGGCGCTGATCCTGACACTCATCATCATGGGAATCTCGACGGCAGGCGTCGCGTTCGTGCCGACCTACGCGCAGATCGGCATCTGGGCGCCGATCCTGCTGTTGTCGCTGCGCGTGCTGCAAGGCATCGGGCTCGGCGGCGAATGGGGCGGCGCGGTCTTGATGGCGTATGAATATGCCCCTCCGGCACAGCGCGGGTTATATGCGAGTCTGCCGCAGATCGGTCTGTCGATCGGGTTATGCCTTGCATCGGGAATGGTGGCGAGCCTCTCGCGTTTGCTGCCCGAAGCGGCGTTCCTGTCGTGGGGCTGGCGGATCGCGTTCGGCGCGTCGCTCGGTCTGGTTCTGATCGGCCTTTATATTCGCGCCAAGGTGATGGAAACGCCCGAATTCATCGCGCTCAAACGCAATCGGCGCGAAGCGAAGATTCCGTTCGTCGACATGATGACGCGCTATCGCGGTTCCGTGATGCTCGGCATGGGCGCGCGTTATATCGACGGCGTGTTCTTCAATATCTTCGCCGTCTTTTCGATCGGCTACCTCACGCAACATGTCTCGATGAGCCGCACCGACGCGTTGCTCGGCGTAATGATCGCGGCCGGCGTGATGTGCTTTTTCATCCCGCTGTTCGGCAGCATGTCTGACAAGCTCGGCCGTACGCGCGTTTATTTCTGGGGTTCGCTGATTTGCGGCTTATCGGTGTTTCCGGCTTTCTGGCTAATCGAAATGCAGCCGGCCAACACGCTGTTGATCTGGGCTGCGATCGTGGTGCCGTTCGGCATCTTCTACGCGATGGTGTACGGTCCGGAGGCGGCATTGTTTGCCGAACTATTCGACGCCGAAGTGCGCTATACGGGTATCTCGTTCGTGTATCAGTTCTCGGGCATTTTCGCGAGTGGGCTCACCCCGATCATTGCGACGATCCTGATGCGACTGAACGGCGGCAAGCCTTGGACAGTGTGCGCGTATGTGCTGTTCTCGGCCTTGATATCAGCGCTTTCGGTGCGTGCGATCGAAAGAAAGCGGGCGGGCTCCTTCGACGCGGTCGTCCATGCAAGGTCATAA
- a CDS encoding IclR family transcriptional regulator: MSTSNQSNAAAVRAFRVLETLAEAGGPLSMTELVNALGLPKQTVHRILVQLMDAWLVTRGAGDRLYECSPRVRMLAVNVLMHAGPAAARHVLLEQLVAKIGETCNLTMLSGNDVVYVDRVETEWPLRMHLQPGSHVPLHCSASGKLLLSFLPKDRRERVIETLPLRGYSERTITDRDALRKELSTTRRRLLAINNQEHLQGLIAIAVPVMLDRNRACAAIAVQAPVGRVTLDDLLAFVPDLRYAAEETAKTFRE, from the coding sequence ATGTCGACGTCAAACCAGTCGAATGCAGCCGCAGTGCGCGCGTTTCGCGTTCTCGAAACGCTTGCCGAAGCGGGCGGCCCGCTTTCGATGACGGAACTCGTCAACGCGCTCGGCCTGCCCAAGCAGACCGTCCACCGGATCCTCGTTCAACTGATGGATGCGTGGCTCGTCACGCGTGGCGCGGGCGACCGTCTTTACGAATGTTCGCCGCGCGTGCGCATGCTCGCCGTCAACGTGTTGATGCATGCGGGACCGGCGGCCGCCCGCCACGTGCTGCTCGAACAACTGGTGGCGAAAATCGGCGAGACCTGCAATCTGACCATGCTCTCCGGCAACGATGTCGTCTACGTGGATCGCGTCGAAACCGAGTGGCCGCTGCGCATGCACCTGCAGCCGGGCTCACATGTGCCGCTGCATTGCTCGGCGAGCGGCAAGCTGTTGCTCAGCTTTCTGCCGAAGGACCGACGCGAGCGCGTCATTGAAACGCTGCCGCTGCGCGGCTATTCCGAGCGAACGATTACCGATCGCGACGCGTTGCGCAAGGAACTGAGCACCACCCGGCGCCGGCTGCTTGCAATCAACAATCAGGAACATCTGCAAGGGCTGATCGCGATTGCCGTGCCCGTGATGCTGGATCGCAATCGCGCCTGCGCGGCAATTGCCGTGCAGGCGCCGGTGGGAAGAGTCACGCTCGACGATCTGCTCGCCTTCGTGCCCGATCTGCGCTACGCGGCGGAAGAGACCGCGAAGACGTTTCGGGAATGA
- a CDS encoding aldehyde dehydrogenase family protein, with protein sequence MNVRATGVEIAGHHADGEAERIVAALVARARAAQRAFESAGQQVLDTAAAAAAWAIMEPARNRQLAECAVHDTGLGNADDKFRKNYRKTLGLLRDLHAQKTTGVIAEDKENGIVEIARAVGVVAAITPSTNPAATPANKIINALKCGNAVIVAPSPKGYSSCALLVGFIHAQFAKAGIDADLVQMLPAPISKAATAALMRQCDLVVATGSQANVRMAYASGTPAFGVGAGNVASIVTASADLHDAARKILRSKTFDNATSCSSENSIVIEDAIYAPMLAELAACGGVLLDAAGKARLQAVMWVNGKLSEQCTAKSAEVIARVAGLDEVAARHPKFLMVDESGAGSDYPFSGEKLSPVLAVYRAAGFDAAAEVVRGIYTYMGAGHSVGLHSSDAAQAVQLGLTLPVARVIVNQAHCLATGGNFDNGLPFSLSMGCGTWGRNNFSGNLGFRHYLNTTRVAYPIEERVPETDELLGDFFVRYGR encoded by the coding sequence ATGAACGTCAGAGCCACAGGAGTCGAAATCGCGGGGCACCATGCGGACGGCGAAGCCGAGCGCATCGTTGCAGCGCTCGTTGCGAGGGCGCGCGCGGCGCAGCGCGCTTTCGAGAGTGCGGGGCAACAGGTGCTCGACACCGCCGCCGCCGCCGCCGCATGGGCCATCATGGAGCCGGCGCGCAACCGGCAACTGGCGGAATGCGCCGTACACGATACGGGTCTCGGTAATGCCGACGACAAATTCCGCAAGAACTATCGCAAAACGCTCGGCCTGTTGCGCGATCTGCACGCACAGAAGACCACCGGCGTGATTGCCGAGGACAAGGAAAACGGTATCGTCGAAATCGCGCGAGCCGTCGGCGTGGTGGCGGCGATCACGCCCTCGACCAATCCGGCGGCGACGCCTGCGAACAAGATCATCAACGCGCTCAAATGCGGCAATGCGGTAATCGTCGCGCCGTCGCCCAAAGGTTACTCGTCCTGCGCGCTGCTGGTTGGGTTCATTCACGCGCAATTCGCCAAAGCGGGTATCGATGCCGACCTCGTGCAGATGTTGCCCGCGCCGATCAGCAAGGCGGCGACGGCCGCGCTGATGCGGCAGTGCGATCTGGTCGTGGCCACCGGCTCGCAGGCGAACGTGCGTATGGCGTATGCAAGCGGGACGCCTGCGTTCGGCGTGGGCGCGGGCAACGTCGCTTCGATCGTGACCGCGTCCGCCGATCTGCATGATGCGGCGCGCAAGATTCTGCGCTCGAAAACGTTCGACAATGCAACGAGCTGTTCGTCGGAAAACAGCATCGTGATCGAAGACGCCATCTATGCGCCGATGCTCGCCGAACTCGCCGCGTGCGGCGGCGTGCTCCTCGACGCTGCCGGGAAGGCCCGTTTGCAAGCGGTGATGTGGGTCAACGGCAAGCTCTCCGAACAATGCACGGCGAAGTCCGCGGAGGTGATTGCGCGCGTAGCGGGCCTCGACGAAGTGGCGGCGCGCCACCCCAAATTTCTGATGGTGGACGAAAGCGGCGCGGGCAGCGACTATCCGTTCTCCGGCGAAAAACTCTCACCGGTTCTTGCGGTGTATCGTGCCGCCGGCTTCGATGCGGCGGCCGAAGTGGTGCGCGGCATCTATACGTATATGGGAGCCGGTCACTCGGTCGGACTGCATTCAAGCGATGCGGCGCAAGCGGTCCAGCTCGGGCTCACATTGCCCGTGGCGCGCGTGATCGTGAATCAGGCGCATTGCCTCGCCACGGGCGGCAACTTCGATAACGGCTTGCCGTTTTCGCTGTCGATGGGCTGCGGCACGTGGGGGCGCAATAACTTCTCCGGCAATCTGGGCTTTCGCCACTATCTGAACACCACGCGGGTCGCCTATCCGATCGAAGAGCGCGTGCCGGAAACGGACGAATTGCTCGGTGACTTCTTCGTGAGGTACGGCCGATGA
- a CDS encoding AMP-binding protein, which translates to MNTPATIRALIDERAAQHPDKPFLLAALDDDEPAVRDRRATVLTFRELRDDCRVLEARFSEAGLRPGDVISVFMGNGIQTARLLLAAMYSGLVANPLNLLCQPSQVRYIVDHSDTRMIFTGRDTHAVINTAVAELRTAGLTREIALIETDPVQAEPPSLARREPALAETGAPMAARSVTAALAPASATRDPQCAPDSASAHEPAADDVALLMYTSGTTGTPKGVLLTHRNLVANARNISVEHRLSSDDRVLASLPLYHINGLVVTLLAPLFHGGSAVMTSRFSARTFWRDVALHACTWINVVPTIVAYLLNADEACTYDLSALKFCRSASAALPADHHRAFEARFGVGVIETMGMTETAAPVFSNPYEMGRRRIGSIGLPSGGEARVIDRAGRECAANECGELVLRGEQVMGGYYKRPEETAAAFTADGWLRTGDLGYRDADGYFYINGRAKELIIKGGENIAPREIDEALLRHPDVLDVAAVGVPDPAYGQEIVAFVVPRLSGGRAAPDPADLREHCVRELGRYKTPKEFRFVDELPRGPSGKVQRLKLVPT; encoded by the coding sequence ATGAACACGCCCGCCACCATTCGCGCGCTGATCGACGAGCGCGCCGCACAGCATCCGGACAAACCATTCCTGCTGGCCGCACTCGACGACGATGAACCAGCGGTCCGCGACCGGCGCGCGACTGTGCTGACCTTTCGCGAATTGCGCGACGACTGCCGCGTGCTGGAGGCACGCTTCAGTGAAGCCGGGCTGCGGCCGGGCGACGTCATTTCCGTGTTCATGGGCAACGGCATCCAGACCGCCCGTCTTTTGCTCGCGGCCATGTACAGCGGGCTCGTCGCGAATCCGCTCAATCTGCTGTGCCAGCCATCGCAGGTGCGCTATATCGTCGACCACTCCGATACGCGGATGATCTTCACCGGACGCGACACGCACGCGGTAATCAATACGGCCGTCGCCGAGTTGCGCACCGCCGGGCTGACCCGCGAGATCGCGTTGATCGAGACCGACCCGGTGCAAGCCGAGCCGCCTTCTCTCGCCAGGCGCGAGCCCGCTCTGGCTGAAACGGGCGCGCCTATGGCGGCCAGGTCCGTTACAGCCGCGCTGGCACCTGCGTCCGCGACGCGCGATCCACAATGCGCGCCGGACAGCGCGTCGGCGCATGAGCCGGCCGCTGACGACGTCGCGTTGCTGATGTACACCTCGGGCACCACGGGCACGCCCAAAGGCGTTCTGCTGACGCATCGCAACCTGGTTGCCAATGCCCGCAATATCAGCGTCGAACACCGCCTGAGCTCCGACGATCGCGTGCTTGCATCGTTGCCGCTTTATCACATTAACGGACTTGTCGTGACCTTGCTCGCGCCACTGTTCCATGGCGGCTCGGCAGTCATGACATCGCGCTTCTCCGCGCGGACGTTCTGGCGCGATGTCGCGCTTCATGCCTGCACATGGATCAACGTGGTGCCGACCATCGTCGCCTATCTGCTCAATGCCGACGAAGCGTGCACCTACGATCTGTCGGCGCTGAAGTTTTGCCGCAGCGCGTCGGCGGCTTTGCCTGCCGATCATCATCGCGCGTTCGAAGCGCGCTTCGGGGTCGGCGTGATCGAAACCATGGGTATGACGGAAACCGCCGCACCGGTTTTTAGCAATCCGTATGAAATGGGCCGGCGGCGTATCGGGAGCATCGGTCTGCCGTCGGGTGGCGAGGCGCGGGTGATCGACCGGGCAGGGCGTGAGTGCGCCGCCAACGAATGCGGCGAACTGGTGTTGCGCGGCGAGCAGGTGATGGGCGGCTATTACAAGCGGCCCGAAGAAACGGCGGCGGCATTTACCGCGGATGGCTGGCTGCGCACCGGCGACCTCGGTTATCGCGATGCGGACGGTTATTTCTACATCAACGGCCGTGCCAAGGAACTGATCATCAAGGGCGGCGAGAACATAGCGCCGCGCGAAATCGATGAAGCGTTGTTGCGGCATCCCGATGTGCTGGATGTCGCGGCGGTCGGCGTGCCCGATCCGGCCTACGGTCAGGAGATCGTCGCCTTCGTGGTGCCGCGTCTGAGCGGCGGACGGGCCGCACCTGATCCGGCGGACCTGCGCGAACACTGCGTGCGCGAGCTGGGTCGCTACAAGACGCCGAAGGAGTTCCGTTTCGTCGACGAACTGCCGCGCGGCCCTTCGGGCAAGGTGCAGCGCCTCAAGCTGGTGCCCACTTGA